The Aspergillus luchuensis IFO 4308 DNA, chromosome 6, nearly complete sequence genome segment TCATATATACAATGTGGTCAATAAATTCCATCCCAATTATATACACCAGTTCCCCATTTTCTTATGCCAACACAATGATATCAAACAACTTGAAACAACACTGTACACGTTCATTCATGCATCCCAATCCCATGCAGTATAACCATGCTAGAAACAACCAGAACCAggtattaaaaaaaaaagtgagaGAGATCCCAGCCGGGTTATTATACGTATGGTAGAAACCCGAAATTGTGAGATCACCAGAAGGTCAATAAATGTACAAGGGGCGACGACATCCGGAGAAGGATCAGGGCAGGACACGGTCCTACCGAGACCAAGCTCCATGCCAGAGCGCCATAAGCAGAGACAGCCGTGGCCCGCGCGAACTGACCCCGGCCTAGGCAAATGCGCCCGAGCGTTCCAGGGCGTTCCCGCCTTAACAGAAGAAGTACTTGCTGTCGCGGATCCGTGTCACGTCCCATGTACCCTTGGTCGGGACGGCACGGAACCGCAACGGCAGCCAAACATGCACATACGATTTTTTGGCCTGCTTGCGCTTGCTCGGTGCCGACTCTTCCGTAGGCAGCTCCTCATGGGGATCCGCCTTCGCTCCGAGGACATTGTCGAAGCCCTGGAACAGGGTCTCGATGGCCGGATCGGTAGGGTCAGCCTCCATACCGGAGATCTTGCGCTCCGCAGCCGCCAGGTCTTCCGGCACGTGGCCGACCGCTGTCTCTCCCAAAGAACTGGCGATCGCCAGATCCTCGTCGCTTCCAAATTGCTCGAAAATGCTGGCCGGGGTCACCATGGCACGTCCCTGAGCCTGAAGCTCCGGGTCCTCCGCCTGCAAGAGCTTCTGTCGCTTGTGCTCCTCCAACAGCTCCTGAACCTTGAGGGCCTTCTGAGAAGCCTTCGATCCCTTCCGCAgggccttgatcttctgtccCAGGGCACTGCTGGCGTCCACcttggcgaggaagagattcTTGCTGTATCGGACCTCGAACTCTGCAGCCAACCTCTTGACCACGTCGTCCGAGTGCATACGCACGAACGCCTCACGAAGCAGCTGGTTCATCGAGTCGATGTCACAGGCGTGAGTCCAGAAAGAATCGTGAACGGCGGAGAACTGAAGGCCGGCGCGGTGGCATGCGATCGCAGACAGCATCATGTGGGTGGCATCGAGAGAGTGAATGAAGTTGGGAGGGAAAGCTTGCAGCTGCTTGCGCTTGGAGACAACATCCCCCGAGCTGCCATCAACAATGCTCAGATCCTGAAGTGTAGTGTAGATACGGCGAGCCTTGCGAACCCGGTAAGGCTGGACGACAGGCAAGCCAAGGGGAGTAGTCCAGATCACGGTAGACCGGAACTTCTTCGTCGGATCCTCCATCTGCTTCGCTTCCTCGGGGTTCATAGCCTCCTTGGCAATTTGCTCAATCTGTTCCGGAGACAGCGACTGCGTGATACGACTGGCGCAGTCACCCAGCCAGTACTGGATATCGTGGGCACCGTTGAACATGGTGCCCAACGCCTCGAAGACCTTCCGTGCAATGTAGATGGCTCCCTGGTGTTTCTGATCCTGGAAGAGTTCGGGATAGTGATCAATAAGTTGCTTGCGAACCTGCTTCATGGCTCCCATGAAGGTCACACCGTACACGTTCGTCATGACGGTTTGCTTCACCACCTTTCTGGTAATCTTGCCGTCCAAGTACTTGGCCACGCTGTGACCCTGCGCAGCTTCCCGAGCAACTGCTTCCTTAACGAACTCGGCGACACCAGTATACACATCAGACGGGCGATCGGACGGTTCAAGGTTGACTTGCTGAGCGCCAATCTTGTCACCACCCAATGCTGCATAGTGCTGCAATCCGTTACACGAACCATCCTGATGGACGGGAAGGCGAGATGCGAATTGAGTGGGATCCGGGTGCTGGAGCGCGTTCCTCAACTCACAGCAGGCAGCCAAGCATTGCCACGGATCATCGGCCTTCAGCCACCAACGCCTGCCATGAAGACCGTTGTTGGCAGAGTCAAGCACATCGTCCAAATGATCCATAGTGAACTTCTCACGTTCAGAGAGACTCGCCTTGTCGAATCCAGACAAGTTAGCAATCTGAACCTTCAGCCACCTCAGTCCACTCTCTCCAAGCggcttggcttggctgaAGAGCAGCAGTCCTCTCGCATTGTCTGCTCCCATCTGGTTGAGATAAGGCGGAAGAGGATAGGCACGACCACGGAAATCCAAGTTGTGAGGCAGATAGAAGGTCTCGTTCCTGTACGCGCGAGCCACCTCCATCTGGAAGTTCTGGAAACAACGCTGGGAGTGGAAACCGGCTCTGCGGTTTTCAATCTCACGCATGTCGTTGTCCCATTTCTTTTCGGCTTCGTAGCCCTCCTCTGGGGATGGCTTAGGAGGATGAGGCAATTCGGGCTCCAGCGGGGCGAGATCGGCGACGGGTTCTCCAGAGTTCCAAGCTTCAAGCATAACCTTGAAAACGTCTTCGTTGATGACCCACCCAGTGTTACCGAGAATATCCAGTCCCTGACGGATTTGCTCAAGTCCATTGTTCTCCAATGCTGCCTTGACATAAGCGGGCTGCAATGTCTCACCGGGAGTCGTACGAATCAAGTTGCTCTTGTAAACGTGGTATCCACCATCGGATACACCCTTCCACGGCCTAGGTTTGCTCAACATGGGCAAATGACGGCCCAAGAGATCAGACGTAGGCTCCTTGGTGACTATCTTGACGATTTCAGGGTGCAAATGGATGAAACCAGCACGTCTACCCCAGTTGATTTGATAAGCATGCTGGAAGGCAGGCTGCATGGAAATCTCAGGCTTCTTCGTTTCGGGGTTGTCGATTTTCACAGGAGCCTTGGCGACTTCGAAGAGGAAACT includes the following:
- the RPO41 gene encoding DNA-directed RNA polymerase (COG:K;~EggNog:ENOG410PJAJ;~InterPro:IPR002092,IPR037159,IPR029262,IPR043502;~PFAM:PF14700,PF00940;~go_function: GO:0003677 - DNA binding [Evidence IEA];~go_function: GO:0003899 - DNA-directed 5'-3' RNA polymerase activity [Evidence IEA];~go_process: GO:0006351 - transcription, DNA-templated [Evidence IEA]); its protein translation is MLSRVALQKNAFARLRLAKGRSVLPSPATLRLHSQSSRPSAFTNTVASTPQERPRRPSFQSSRSLATAADQSAIDQGSYGSFESPAYNPEQYFDHHLSSFFSPLAHEFDPSSLVIVDDALQTKPKVLRRVKGLGGDEEEMLANFDLSLRLHRYDRAAILLSRLRGCYPPASPKYLALHNRYLEGMVSQMILTRQHNLVLPMQKFFEVDLPASGVVPDATTYAVMIRMALRMFHGTKRDRAVRRYWEFAKNASLEEEVLAAPVLSELEVGELSEICSSDIQRVSMGSLDSNAVTEDPLADAADLPEVKAVEQKGLGLSSLRESLSLFNGPSKVSAPAEGEYTDAESREMYNLSRQKQLEANSIQAALNRWRQETIDRQKAGLNTTGSEKRLGSIINQWHTDLVSRIEAELKLVEQSEAKPPRTLEDTERCEYGVFLRCVDSDKLAALTILSVLSSFGRGGMDSGLKLASIATGIGSELHDEFLAELTLKKESAADAARLKAVKQTLSLRKQKDGRAKWHTIVRNLEQDDPAVAWSARVKAKVGAALMSFLFEVAKAPVKIDNPETKKPEISMQPAFQHAYQINWGRRAGFIHLHPEIVKIVTKEPTSDLLGRHLPMLSKPRPWKGVSDGGYHVYKSNLIRTTPGETLQPAYVKAALENNGLEQIRQGLDILGNTGWVINEDVFKVMLEAWNSGEPVADLAPLEPELPHPPKPSPEEGYEAEKKWDNDMREIENRRAGFHSQRCFQNFQMEVARAYRNETFYLPHNLDFRGRAYPLPPYLNQMGADNARGLLLFSQAKPLGESGLRWLKVQIANLSGFDKASLSEREKFTMDHLDDVLDSANNGLHGRRWWLKADDPWQCLAACCELRNALQHPDPTQFASRLPVHQDGSCNGLQHYAALGGDKIGAQQVNLEPSDRPSDVYTGVAEFVKEAVAREAAQGHSVAKYLDGKITRKVVKQTVMTNVYGVTFMGAMKQVRKQLIDHYPELFQDQKHQGAIYIARKVFEALGTMFNGAHDIQYWLGDCASRITQSLSPEQIEQIAKEAMNPEEAKQMEDPTKKFRSTVIWTTPLGLPVVQPYRVRKARRIYTTLQDLSIVDGSSGDVVSKRKQLQAFPPNFIHSLDATHMMLSAIACHRAGLQFSAVHDSFWTHACDIDSMNQLLREAFVRMHSDDVVKRLAAEFEVRYSKNLFLAKVDASSALGQKIKALRKGSKASQKALKVQELLEEHKRQKLLQAEDPELQAQGRAMVTPASIFEQFGSDEDLAIASSLGETAVGHVPEDLAAAERKISGMEADPTDPAIETLFQGFDNVLGAKADPHEELPTEESAPSKRKQAKKSYVHVWLPLRFRAVPTKGTWDVTRIRDSKYFFC